The Balneola sp. genomic sequence TACTCAATTGCATTAGCTGGGTTAATTGTTGAAGAGGTTTCGGGGATGGATTTAGAAAGGTATATGAAGACAAAAATCTGGGAACCTTTGGAAATGACTATGACCAGCATTGAACCACCAGAAAGTCATCATCCATTTATTGCAGAAGGCTATGAATATAGAAACGGTGTAAATGTCCCACAACCCTGGGAATGGTACCATACTTTTCCTGCCTCCTCAATCAATAGTACGGTTACCGATATGGCTCAATACATGTTGATGCTCCTCAATAAAGGTAGCTGGAATAACAATACTATTTTGAGCAACGAAATGGCTATGAATATGCAGACGAACCAGTCAAACATTCATCAGGAAGTTGAAGGTTTTGCCTATGGCTTTTACGAAGACTTTATTAGCGGTTTAACAGCCTACAGTCATGGCGGAGATATGCTAGGTTACAGTGGGTATCTGTCATTAGTTCCTGAACTTAATATGGGGATATATGTGGTTCACCACCATGAAGGAAGCCGATTACGCTTCAATGTACTTTCAACAGTAATGGAGTATTTTGGACATACAAATGAATCCAATCATTCTGAATTCGAGATGAGGTTAAAATCCGATCTAAGTAAATTCGCTGGTAATTACAGATGGAGTACCTATTGTCATTCTTGTACAAATAGCTGGCTACCAGATTTAGAAGTCTTGACCGTAAATGATGATTATACGCTTAGTGGATTTGGGAGAACTTTTTTCCAGGTATCACCAAACCTATTTAGAAGTACTGACGGACTTAGAACTATGGGATTTAAAGAAGAGAAAGATGGGAGCATCAAATATATGTCAATGGGGAATACTAGCACTTTTGAAAAAGTAGATGATTAATGTGATTCAATGAAATCTCTTGTACTGTTTTTTTTTCCTGATCCTTAGTAACACCCTATTTGCCCAAGACCTAGAAATTGATCAGCTGGTTAATGATCAAATCGATAACCATTCAATTCCAGGGATTGCTGTTGGAGTAGTTAAGGATGGGAATGTTATTCTTTCTAAGGGATACGGTTACTCTGATGTAGAAAACAAAACTAAAGCTAACGAACATACCATTTATCAGATAGGCTCGGTAACAAAAATGTTTACCGGGCATTTACTTTCTATTCTTATTGAGAAACAGATACTCTCCCCTTCCGATACCCTCTCTGACTTTTTTCCTGATGACTTAAACTTTCCAAAATCTCCTTCTGGGCAAGTAGTGACCATAAAAGATATTGCCACTCATTCTTCAGAATTTCCGAGATATCCGTCTAACCTGGAGCGAATTGACCCAGACCCTATTCAGGGTTACTCGATCGAACAAATGTTGGAAGGAATAGAGCTGGTATCCATTAAGAATAAAATCGGCGGGCATTATAGCTATTCTAATTTTGGCTATGGGATTCTTGGAATTGCAATGGAGTATCGAATGAATAAACCTCTTTCGGAGCTACTGGATGAACATATATTTTCGGCGTATCACATGAATCATTCTTCCCTATTCTTTCGCGAAAGTTTACATGATAATCTTGCTACTCCTTACCTAGAAGTGTCTCCACTTAAAAAAACAGAACCATGGGATATGGGAACACTCGCGGGTGCGGGGAATATTTTTAGTTCTGTTTCTGATTTGAATCAATTTATGATTCACTTATTGAAGGAGAGCAAGACCAATGATATTCAAATGAAGAAGCGCCTTTCGATAAATGAAACCTGGAGTTATGGTTTAGGTTGCTTTGTAATTGATTCTTCCAAATGGGATACGCAAATCATTTACCACGGTGGTGACATCGACGGATATGCGTCATACTTAGCTTTGTATCCTGAATTTGATTTAGGCATTGTTATCCTAACGAATTGGGGTGAAGGACAGAGAGTTGGAGAAGCTTTTAGTGAAATAAGTGATGCTGTAGCAAATCACTTTCTTAATCCGATCGACTAAAACTTAGAAGTATCCGCTTAACTGAAGTCCTGAAAGGGTTCTTCTTCTCCTGTATAATCAGCTCGAAAAAATTTAATTGCACCTAGAGTTACTGATTTAGTTATATAAATCAGAATCACAGCCATAAGTCCGTATTCACGGAAAACGATGATTATTACCAGATATGCAAAAAATAAGAGAAAGGTCCACTTCTTTGTCTTAATTGAATACTTATCAAAACGAGGAATCTTCTCAAACTGAATAGTACTAACCATTAAAAAAGAAACAATTACAATTAGTGGGATCAAGACACTGCTTACACCATTTTTAAAGAAATCAAATAAGTACACATCGTCTCTGAAAGTGAGGTAAAAGGATACTATGATGATGGCTACAGACGGTATCGGTAATCCAATAAAACTATCTGCACTTGGTTTAAGACGAGCATTTACATTAAACCTTGCCAATCGGACAGCTCCGCATAATGGCGGAATTGCACTAACAAGAATACCTAACATCCCAAATTGATATAACACAAAGTTGTAGGCCAGGAAACCCGGAGCAACTCCGAATGAAACCATATCGCTGAGAGAATCCAGCTCTATTCCAAAATCACTATGAGCATCAGCCAATCTAGCCATAAGCCCGTCAAACACGTCGAACATCCCGGCAGCAATAATTAACCAGGCTCCCCAAAATAAGTTACCATCTGAAATTGAAATAATAGCCAAGAAACCCGAAAAGAGATTCATCAGGGTAAAAAAGCTGGGAACAGCTATCCGTGGATTTACTGGGGGTTTCGACTTCCGGATCTCCTCCCGTCTTTTCTTGAAACCGTAATATTTCTTTTGAATCGGATATTTCATCTTAAACTATCTTTCCAATAACTGATTCTCCAGCCCAGGTTCGATCTCCCTCCTTCACGTGTACTTCAACATTACCGGGTACAATAACATCCATTCTACTTCCGAATTTCATCATTCCGAACCTTTCACCTGAAACCAGATCATCACCTTCTTTAATATGATAAACAATCCTTCTGGCAAGAAAGCCTGTAATCTGCTTAAAGAAAAGTTTTGTACCCGATGAATGCATTACCCCAAAATCTGCCCGTTCATTTTCAATAGAAGCGTTCTCGTCCCAGGCCATTAAGTATTTTCCCGGATGATATTTCAGGTATTCAAGTTTACCCGATATGGGATTTCTATTTACATGTACATCCAGCGGTGATAAAAATATACTTATTTGAGTAGCCTTGGATTTGAGATAAATATCCTCTTCGATTTCCTTAATCAATACTACTTTACCATCAGCAGGAGATATTATCAGCGATTTACCATCTGGAGTGACACGTTCAGGGTCTCGAAAAAAATAGATTACTATCGCCCAGACTATTGCAAAAAAACTGTAAATGAGATAAGAAACCCAGTGATCAATGTATTGACTGGTCAAAACAAATACGGTAGCCGTAACTACCGTAACAAGTCCCATTGTAAAGTACCCTTCTTTTGCGAACATGCTTAAAATAGCTTCATAATATCATTAAAGATAACAAAGACCATCAAGGTTAAAAGAAGGATGAAACCGATATTTTGTGCAACAATCTTGAATTTTTCGGAAGGTTCTTTCCTGACTATCCCCTCATAAATCAAGAAAACAAGATGTCCACCATCAAGAGCTGGAATTGGAAGGATATTCATTATTGCAAGAGTGATACTAAGAAAAGCAGTAATTCTCCAGAAGCCACTAGCCCCACTTTCGTCAGTAGCTCTTTTTGTCTCCCTCGCAATAGCAATAGGACCACCTAAATTTTGCTTAACTGATACTTCTCCCCTTAGCAATAATCCAAAACTATTGAGAATACCAGTTGTAGTTTCAATTGTTTGAGTATAGCCTTCCGAAACCGATGCAAGGAATCCATATTCAATCAGATCATAATTCAGCGAATTGATGCTTCCTCCCTGAATACCAATTTTTTTAGCTGCATCAGGAGTTACGGAGATAGCAAGAGTATCAATACCTCGTAATACCAATAAATCCATAGGGCCGGTAGAGCTTTCAATAGAAGAAACCAGACCATTCCACGAATTAACTTCAAACCCATCGGCTTCAATAATCAAATCATCTGATTCTAATCCTGCTATATCAGCAGGAGAATCACTTACCACCTGCAATACTTTTGAGGGTAAAAGATAATCTAAGTCCAAAAACCCTCGTGTTTGTATGCTATCCAAAAAACTAGGAGGAATATTAATATCAACTGATTCTCCATTCCTTATCACAGTATAGAATAAGTTTGAGCTGGTTATTTCTGAAGGAGAAACCAAATCATTGAAATAGTCAACATTCTTGCCATTCACTGCAATTATCTGATCATTATTTCTGAATCCTAAGTCATATAAAAAAGACGTTTCGTCGATATAAATACCATTTTCCTGTTCTGCAAAAACAACAACTTTTCCGTTTACCCACGTCATCCCAGTAAAAATGAACCAAGCCAGGATCATATTGAATATTACTCCGGCAGTAATTACGATCATCCGTTGCCAAACCGGCTTACTTCTATACTCCCATGGCTCGGGTTCTTTGTTCATGAATTCGGTATCCATGCTCTCATCCACCATCCCTGAGATCTTGACATAGCCGCCAAGCGGAGTAGCTCCAATACAATAATCGGTATCTCCTTTTTTAAATCCCCATACCCGAGGAGGAAAGCCTACTGAAAAACGCTCCACACGCATCCCAAATAGCTTGGCAGCTAAAAAGTGACCTAATTCATGGATGAACACTAAGATCATAAGTGCCCCCATAAAAATGCCTATTGTCCTTAAAATGTCAATGAATTCCATACTCGCTAAATTGTTGAGGCAAATGCTCTCGTTTCTTTATCTATTTCTTTAAGTAACTCAATACTTATATCCCCTTGATTAGGAATGTTTTGCATACTTTTTTCAACGACTTTCGAAATGTCAATATAACCAATTTCTTCATTCAAAAAGCGTTGCACGGCTACTTCGTTTGCAGCATTTAACACTGTTGGAGTAACTCCTCCTTCCTCTATAGCATCTATAGCCAGCTTAACGCAGGGAAACCTTAAATAATCTACTGGTTCAAAAGTTAAATCCTGTTTCTTTGTCCAATCCATCCTTGGAGTTTCTAAGTCGAGTCTATCCGGATAAGAAAGGGCATAAATAATAGGCACCTTCATGTCCGGTAATCCAAGCTGCGCTTTACTGGAACCGTCTTTGAAAGTTACTATCGAATGAATAATACTTTGGGGATGAATTACGGGTTCAATCTTATAAACAGGTATATCGAATAGCCAGTGAGCCTCAATTATCTCTAGCCCTTTATTCATCATTGTTGCTGAATCAATGGTGATTTTGGCTCCCATATTCCAATTAGGATGCTTCAAAGCCTGGGCTTTAGTAACACTCCTCATTTGATCTACTGAGAACGTCCGAAATGGACCGCCACTTGCGGTAATAATAATCTTCTCTAATGAGCCTTTTGGCTCCCCTACTAAACACTGTAACATAGCACTGTGTTCAGAATCAACAGGGATCAACGTTGAGGTGGAATTCTTTAGTGATTCGAATATGAGTTCTCCGCCAACTACCAATGATTCTTTGTTCGCAAGAGCAATTTTTTTCCCGGCTTTGATTGCTTCTATGGTAGGATGGAAACCAGAAAAACCGACCAAACTATTTACCACAGTATCTACTTTTGCATGGGTAGCAAGTCTAGAAAGATGTTCTTCTCCAGAAATAAGCTCGGATTCTGTTTTTACCAGCTCTTTTAAATTTTTGAAGAGTATATCCTTGCAGATAAGGGCGCATTCAGGGTTAAACTCATTAACCTGTTGAGCAAGCAATTCAACATTAGTATTGGCACTAAGTACGGTTACCTCAAATTTATCGGGATGCTGGCGCACAATTTCAAGTGTTTGCGTCCCAATAGACCCCGTTGATCCCAGTATGGCGAGCTTCTGTTTATTCAAATCGAAAATAAACTCATTTGAGAGAGTTTAACTTTATTACCCCAAGCATGCGACCACTTTTTTCTTTTTCTCTTCTATAGGAGTAGAAAAGATCTTCATAATCTATTGTGCAGCGGGCGTCACATTCTATATTTTCCTGCTTTATCCCAACCTCCATGAGTTGTTCAATTATCAGACCTTTTAAGTCAACATGGGGTTTTTCATAAGAATTATTATCAACCAGATTCCCAGGGAATTGATTAGCAACTTCTGCTCCTACTTCGAAGTTGTGTACTGCAAGACATGGACTTATAAAAGCTTTGATCCTGTTTTTCTCTGCTCCAAGAGTAACCATCTCTTCGATAGTCTTAGGAACAATTCCGCTAACCGCTCCTCTCCAACCTGCATGAGCAGCGCCTATTACCTTATTCATTGAATCTCCAAGAAGAACTGCTCCGCAATCCGCTACCTGTATTCCGAGAGCAATTCCCGGTGTATTGCTTACAAAGGCATCGGTTTCGGTATAGATACCCCCTCTAGAAACTAACTTTACATCGCTTTTATGAACTTGCTCGGCCAAGGCGATACTGCTTGTCTTTGTTCTGATCTCATCGGATAACAACTTGAGATTATGAAGAACAATATCATGTCTGTCTTTAGAATTGAAACCAATATTGAGCCCCGGAATTACCTGACCTTCCTCAATCAATTCCGGATTTTTTAAGGAAAACCAGGAGAGTATTCGTCCATCATTAAGTTTTTCGGGTCGTATGAATTCAATTTGGGAAGACTGCATCTAATTCCTCATTGATCAGTTCTAAAGGGAATTCCTTACCTGTCCACTCTTTGAAAGATTTTGCTCCTTGATGGATAAGCATACCTAATCCACCGATAGGAAAAGCATCAACTTGCTTAGCCTGTTTTAGAAAAGTAGTCTCCCTCGGGTTATAAACGATATCATAACAAATCTTCCCTTCTAAGAAACTTATTTCAGATGCTTTTACCGGAGAAGCTGTAGTATTAGGGACCATACCAAGCGGTGTTGCATTCACTATAAGCGAAGCATCTTCTGCAAATTCTGTCCAAAGATCATAATTGCACATTATAGTTCCTTCCATTTGTTGATAGCGTTCTGGCTTTCGTGATACAAGTACAACTTCTTCGAACCCTAAATCATTCAATGCATAGTTAATTGCTTTGGTTGCTCCACCGGCTCCAAAAACAATTGCCCTATCCTGATCTATTTCATTTAAATACTTTTCAAGTGGCTTTAGAAAACCATACGCGTCCGTATTTTCACCAATTAGTCCCTCATCTCTCTTAATTATAGTATTAATTGCACCAATCGAAGAGGCAGTAATAGTATGTGAATCAACTACTTCAAACAGATTTTGCTTGTGAGGCAGTGTAATATTTGCTCCTAAAAAATTGGGACTGTTGAAATGCGAAATCAGTGAACTAAGCTCACCCATAGAAACTGCTATTGCATGATATTCAGCCTCAATTGCATGGAATTGAAGTGCTGTATTATGCATTATTGGAGAAACGCTATGACTAACCGGGTTCCCAATTAAAAGATAATGTGGCTTTTGAGAGTATTGGGAGTTCTTGAATTCAGAAAAGGTCATTCCAAGAAATTAGAGCAAAAAAAATGCGCATCAAATTTGATGCGCATTCGGAATGGTTAATAATAAATCTATGCAGTTACCTGCTCTTCAGAAACTTCTGCCTGTTCTTCTTTAAAAGTATCAGATTCAGCTAGTTTTTTGAACTTTTCGAGATCCTTAACCAGTTGAGCCGGAGATTCTTCAATAAAAGAAGCTAAATCATCGGTTGGATCACCAAAAAAGGTTCTATAATCCAAAGAAAATTCAACTCGAGTACGAGTACCATTATCAAGAGGAGTAAAACGGATAGTTCCGGTTTGGTTCAAATTACCATTAATTGTAATCCAGGCGAAACGGGTGTTTCTAAGATTATCAATTAGGTTTGTAGTCCAAACAAACTCTTCGCTCCCGATAGTGGTTCTGTATTCGAAAGTTTGAGAATTAATTCTTGTTACTGAATCAATACGCTCCAAAAATTTTGGGAAGTCAACAGGATTACTTAGAAGTTCATAAACTTTAGCAAGAGGCAAATCAATCTCGATTCTTTCGTGCGCCATAATAAGTATCTAAGATGTTATAGTCGTTTGATATTTAACTGAAAATGGATCAATTCCGGGAAAAGGCAGGATTGATCCATATTGTTTCAAATTTACGGATAATATGATTAAGCCTCAATTACTAACACAGATAAAATATTTAAAGACTATTTGATGTATAAAAAGGATTAAAAGCTTGATAAAAACGACTATGCCTTTTCGGGAAATGGAAAATCAAGATGATCTAGTATTTCTAAATGAATGGTGCTTATATCTTTAGAGGCGTCAATAGTTCGGAAACGAGATTCAACTCTTGCAACTTCATCAAACCCTTTTATCACCCTCTTAAAAAACTCTACTCCGGATTTCTCCATTCTATCATCTTTTTCATTCTTTCTGCGAGCGATTGATTCATCGATACTGAGCCTTAGATAAAAAGTGAAATCAGGTTTGCGCTCATAAGACGCAACTTTATTAATCACTCTTATTTGGTCGATGGAAAGACTTTCACGGCCATATCCTTGATATGCTGTAGTTGAATCATAAAAACGATCCAGAATTACTACCTCACCCCTATCTAAAGCTGGTATCACTTCCTCATTAACTAATTGTGCCCGTGCAGCAGAGAAAAGCAACAATTCGGAGACTGGTGAAATTTCTAGTTCTGAGTTCAATAATATCTCTCTGATTTGTTCAGAAAGGATTGTTCCACCCGGTTCTCTAAAAACCTGTACTACCTTATTTGATTGGATGAGTTTTTCTTTAAGCAGAGCGATTTGTGTGGATTTACCACTACCATCGATCCCTTCGAAAGAGATGAACATAAAAGTAAATTGTGGATAATTTAGAAATCAAAATCATCCATAAGTTCGACAGGCTCTTTCGGCATTGCAAGTGCTAATCCTAAATAAATGATTGTACTCAATACGCCATAACTCATAAAAAAACCTGCTACAAAAATAAATCGGACTACGGTAGGACTAATTCCAAAATACTTTGCTAACCCACCACATACACCAGCCAGTTTCTTGTTGGTACGTGACTTCATCAGTTTTTTAACATGTCGATACTCATAAGAAGAACCCATGGCAAAGTCTTCAAAATTGGTAGAGCTGGAACTTGACATAAAATCTGAGTCTAAATCGTTTCTAAGGGTGCTTTTAGTTGAAGTATTAAATTCAGAACCGTGTACATCATCCATTTTTTTGCGGCTAGAAACAGAAGCAGCCTTTACTTTAGCCTTTTTATTTCGACGTATTTCCTTTTCGGCCTTTTGTTCTCTTTTTCTGTCACCAACTAAAAACCCAAAACCTATAAGTGTTACCAATGCCCCTCCTATCAATGGCATTGAAGCTGTTGCTCCCTCAAGAAAAGATGCAAACCCAACTCCAAAAGAAATACCGATAAACTGTAGTACAGATGATAAAGCAAAAAATAACATTGCTAATCCGGCAATGGTTGCAAAATTCCAAATACCCTTTCCTGTTTCTTTCTCTTCCTCTTTAAGGAAATTTCGCATCGTATTTTGAAGTTCAAAATCATCGAACTCAAGTGATGCTGTTCCGGTTTTCGAATATGTTTTTTCTTTGGTTTTTTCTGCCATTTTATTTCCTCCGATAGCCCGCTACGGAGTCATTTTTTGATTGTTACGTGTAGGTTATGCCTTTCTCAGAAATAAATCCATCTAGTTTCTGATCAAAAGTATCAAATGGAACTGACTCCAAAACAAATTCCTCAAAGATTAAGCCCAATGATCGCGCAGTTATACTTTTCAAAAAGCGATCATAAAAACCTTTACCATAACCCAATCTATTCCCTTCCAAGTCTACAGCTAGTAGGGGCACGAACACTAACTCAATTGAATCAATCAATACAGGATTTACATTTTTTGGTTCAAGAACTCCCCATTTATTCTGGACTAAATCAGATAATGAATTAATTTTTGAATGAATAAGACTTTCATTTTCAAAATCGGTTTTTGGAACAATAACTTCTTTCCCATGGGCGAGCATATGTGTAATTAAAGCATGCGTGTTCACTTCAAATCGTTGGTTCATAGATACAAATGTGTGAACAACTCTGGCCTGCCTGTACTCTTTCGATTCGAGTGCATATTCAATAATCCTTGAACATTTTTGCTCCCAGACACTTTTATGGATCTTAGTTCTTTGAGAGAGAATTGATTTCCTGAGAGAATCTTTTTGTTCAGCAACGGAACCCATCACACAGAAACTATATGATGGATAGTAAGATCCAACTCTTCTTCTCCAAATCGGGTTATGAGGTCATCCCAAATGTCTTCCCCATATTTATTCATAAAGTATATTGGCGAAACAGAACGTTCTTGCAAACCATTTGGGAATAACTGAGATTTAATTTTTGCTATTCTCTTTAATTGGGTTTCTTCTTGCTGTTTAATTGACCGATAAACTCTCCCTTTTAGCTTATCCAGCTCATTATTAAATCCTGTTACCGTTTTCCCAACTAATCCTTCGAGTGATTGATCAATTTCTTTAATAAGTCCCGATGGTTGAACTCCCGCCTCATTTATTTCTGATTTCCATTTACTAAATATCCCTTCAATATCTCTGGAATTTGTATGATCAACATATGTGGCTTCCAAATCTTCGATTCTTCTATTGTAGCTGCACATTGCAAATGGCAGTTTTTCCATTATTCTCTCAATTCCCTTCTCAAGCAATGTGATACTTAACCTAGGAAAAATAATGGGCATTTCGAGATCAAATACAGGATATAAATCCTTCATTTGCCCGTAATAGGCCAATTCTCCCGGCCCTGCTACATACCCCAAAGTGGGTAACAGCATATCTTGTAATACCGGACGTAGAAACACATTTGGAGAGAATTTTTCCGGGTTGGCATTTATTAAGGATAATAGCTTATCCTGGCTAAGTGTTAACGAACCGACCTTCCATACATTCCCTGATTTCTCTAGCTTAACTCTTCCCAATTGATCATCGATATAAAATAGATTCGATTCGGTTACCACCACTTGACGATGGAATGACTTCTCCAAATCAGCACTCTTCTTTTCAAGTGAATTGTAGATAGTTTCTGCTTCTGTAATCGAGGTTTTGAATAAATCCTTTACCGAATCCTTCAAGAGCTGAGTATTACTACCAACTATTAAAACACCTTCTTTTGAGAATATTGAGTTAATCAGCTGAGCAAAGGCTTGAACATGAGTCTTACCTGGTTCATAGAATCCATTTAATTCGCTAAAAAGTGAGTCCGAAAAATCGGTCTCAGTCAAAGTACTTTTTACACGGGTCTCAAAGTCAGGAAAAGTATCCTGAATTATTTCCATAGAAACAGGCAACCCAGTGCCATCTTGAGCCAAGGAAACTGATTCAAATCCTTCAAAACCTGGTATTCCGATAGAAGCAATTTCTTCAAAGTCGTGGTCTTCATCAGCCATCCAAAATACTGGCACAACAGGTCTTTGAAGTTTTCTTTCCCATTCCCGAGCTAAAAGAATACAGGAAATCGTTTTATAGATCGTAAATAAAGGGCCGCCATAAACTCCAAGCTGCTGCCCCGTAACTATTACAAGCGCATCTTCATTAGAAAATTTTCTTAACTGATCAGCTTGAGAATCCTGTATTCCCAGATAAACATGATATTCCTCTAAAGCACGAACAACCTCTTCTCTACTAACCTTAGATTGTACTTTCTTTGATTTCTCTTCAACAGCATTTTCTTCGAAGGGATTGGTAGAATAAAACCTTTCTAATTCTTTAAAGCTCGACGTATAGGTAGTGAATAAATTAGAAAATGGGAGTTGCTGAAATGAACAATAATTTTCGCTCAAAATTTACCCTTTCATTTTTTGAATTTGATCGCGCAATTTAGCTGCTTTCTCATAATTCTCGGTTTCAACAGCAATAATGAGATCTTGCTCTAATTTTTCCAATTTTGAAAGTTCTTCCCCACTATCAGTATCTACAGACTCTCCGGATTTTGTTTTTTTTCCACTTTGTGTGGGTTCTGCAACGATCCCTGCTTCGTTCAGAACCTGTTCACTTGTGTATATGGAACATCCAAAACGAACCGCAAGTGCAATAGCATCACTAGGTCTTGCATCTACTTCATATAGTTCATCTCCCCTTTCAAAGACCATCCTTGCAAAAAAAGTACCTTCAGTGAGATCATTTATGATGACTTCTTTAAGTGTTGAATCGAAATTTAAAACAACATTTTTAAGCAGATCATGTGTCATTGGGCGAGGAGGCTTAATATTCTCCAGCTCTAATGCTATTGCTTGAGCCTCTGATGAGCCAATGATAATGGGAAGTCGTCTGGAACCTCGAGCTTCAGTTAAAATTAATGCGTAAGCACCACCACTACTTGGGCTAGTAGAAAGCCCCAGGATTTCCATTAAAATATTGCTCAAAGCGATCTCTGAATTTGCTTTTTCGTTAAAAAAACAAATGTACTGAAATTTAATTAAGTCTTAAACCAAGATTGAATGAATCTTGGCATGTTCCCTATATCACATGTTTTGCCTAACCAAAACATGTGATATGGTTATACATTTCATCCCGTTACTTTGACGCAAGCTTAAAACCAAAACTAACGGTGAAGCCATGAAAACAAAATACACTATCATCATACTTTTTTTAGGACTACTAACAATTTCATGTATTGGGCCAACAGGACCACAAGGCCCATCAGGTCAGGATGCCGAAGTTTATTCAGCATCGATAACTATTAACTCGGATCAGGATTTTGGAGTTGTCGATGAATTCGTATCAGTAGCTTCCTATGGATGGGATATTCTGGATGAAGCTACCGTAGACGAAG encodes the following:
- a CDS encoding 1-deoxy-D-xylulose-5-phosphate reductoisomerase produces the protein MNKQKLAILGSTGSIGTQTLEIVRQHPDKFEVTVLSANTNVELLAQQVNEFNPECALICKDILFKNLKELVKTESELISGEEHLSRLATHAKVDTVVNSLVGFSGFHPTIEAIKAGKKIALANKESLVVGGELIFESLKNSTSTLIPVDSEHSAMLQCLVGEPKGSLEKIIITASGGPFRTFSVDQMRSVTKAQALKHPNWNMGAKITIDSATMMNKGLEIIEAHWLFDIPVYKIEPVIHPQSIIHSIVTFKDGSSKAQLGLPDMKVPIIYALSYPDRLDLETPRMDWTKKQDLTFEPVDYLRFPCVKLAIDAIEEGGVTPTVLNAANEVAVQRFLNEEIGYIDISKVVEKSMQNIPNQGDISIELLKEIDKETRAFASTI
- a CDS encoding class A beta-lactamase-related serine hydrolase, whose translation is MRVTMTKKTLLLILLFSYLPSFLHQIWAQDLSELEARLDSVIEMNMESSHTPGLAYILVKDGEVVLKRGYGFTTLGEAIEHVNPDSTIFRIGSVTKTFTALALLQLVDDGKINLHVDVNKYLTSIQVPNSYEAPITVHHLLTHTAGFDEINGRRVFSEDQLIPLDEFLEDRLIRVREPGGFISYSTYSIALAGLIVEEVSGMDLERYMKTKIWEPLEMTMTSIEPPESHHPFIAEGYEYRNGVNVPQPWEWYHTFPASSINSTVTDMAQYMLMLLNKGSWNNNTILSNEMAMNMQTNQSNIHQEVEGFAYGFYEDFISGLTAYSHGGDMLGYSGYLSLVPELNMGIYVVHHHEGSRLRFNVLSTVMEYFGHTNESNHSEFEMRLKSDLSKFAGNYRWSTYCHSCTNSWLPDLEVLTVNDDYTLSGFGRTFFQVSPNLFRSTDGLRTMGFKEEKDGSIKYMSMGNTSTFEKVDD
- the rseP gene encoding RIP metalloprotease RseP encodes the protein MEFIDILRTIGIFMGALMILVFIHELGHFLAAKLFGMRVERFSVGFPPRVWGFKKGDTDYCIGATPLGGYVKISGMVDESMDTEFMNKEPEPWEYRSKPVWQRMIVITAGVIFNMILAWFIFTGMTWVNGKVVVFAEQENGIYIDETSFLYDLGFRNNDQIIAVNGKNVDYFNDLVSPSEITSSNLFYTVIRNGESVDINIPPSFLDSIQTRGFLDLDYLLPSKVLQVVSDSPADIAGLESDDLIIEADGFEVNSWNGLVSSIESSTGPMDLLVLRGIDTLAISVTPDAAKKIGIQGGSINSLNYDLIEYGFLASVSEGYTQTIETTTGILNSFGLLLRGEVSVKQNLGGPIAIARETKRATDESGASGFWRITAFLSITLAIMNILPIPALDGGHLVFLIYEGIVRKEPSEKFKIVAQNIGFILLLTLMVFVIFNDIMKLF
- a CDS encoding class A beta-lactamase-related serine hydrolase, translated to MYCFFFLILSNTLFAQDLEIDQLVNDQIDNHSIPGIAVGVVKDGNVILSKGYGYSDVENKTKANEHTIYQIGSVTKMFTGHLLSILIEKQILSPSDTLSDFFPDDLNFPKSPSGQVVTIKDIATHSSEFPRYPSNLERIDPDPIQGYSIEQMLEGIELVSIKNKIGGHYSYSNFGYGILGIAMEYRMNKPLSELLDEHIFSAYHMNHSSLFFRESLHDNLATPYLEVSPLKKTEPWDMGTLAGAGNIFSSVSDLNQFMIHLLKESKTNDIQMKKRLSINETWSYGLGCFVIDSSKWDTQIIYHGGDIDGYASYLALYPEFDLGIVILTNWGEGQRVGEAFSEISDAVANHFLNPID
- the aroE gene encoding shikimate dehydrogenase, producing MTFSEFKNSQYSQKPHYLLIGNPVSHSVSPIMHNTALQFHAIEAEYHAIAVSMGELSSLISHFNSPNFLGANITLPHKQNLFEVVDSHTITASSIGAINTIIKRDEGLIGENTDAYGFLKPLEKYLNEIDQDRAIVFGAGGATKAINYALNDLGFEEVVLVSRKPERYQQMEGTIMCNYDLWTEFAEDASLIVNATPLGMVPNTTASPVKASEISFLEGKICYDIVYNPRETTFLKQAKQVDAFPIGGLGMLIHQGAKSFKEWTGKEFPLELINEELDAVFPN
- the pssA gene encoding CDP-diacylglycerol--serine O-phosphatidyltransferase: MKYPIQKKYYGFKKRREEIRKSKPPVNPRIAVPSFFTLMNLFSGFLAIISISDGNLFWGAWLIIAAGMFDVFDGLMARLADAHSDFGIELDSLSDMVSFGVAPGFLAYNFVLYQFGMLGILVSAIPPLCGAVRLARFNVNARLKPSADSFIGLPIPSVAIIIVSFYLTFRDDVYLFDFFKNGVSSVLIPLIVIVSFLMVSTIQFEKIPRFDKYSIKTKKWTFLLFFAYLVIIIVFREYGLMAVILIYITKSVTLGAIKFFRADYTGEEEPFQDFS
- the pgeF gene encoding peptidoglycan editing factor PgeF; amino-acid sequence: MQSSQIEFIRPEKLNDGRILSWFSLKNPELIEEGQVIPGLNIGFNSKDRHDIVLHNLKLLSDEIRTKTSSIALAEQVHKSDVKLVSRGGIYTETDAFVSNTPGIALGIQVADCGAVLLGDSMNKVIGAAHAGWRGAVSGIVPKTIEEMVTLGAEKNRIKAFISPCLAVHNFEVGAEVANQFPGNLVDNNSYEKPHVDLKGLIIEQLMEVGIKQENIECDARCTIDYEDLFYSYRREKEKSGRMLGVIKLNSLK
- a CDS encoding phosphatidylserine decarboxylase family protein, with protein sequence MFAKEGYFTMGLVTVVTATVFVLTSQYIDHWVSYLIYSFFAIVWAIVIYFFRDPERVTPDGKSLIISPADGKVVLIKEIEEDIYLKSKATQISIFLSPLDVHVNRNPISGKLEYLKYHPGKYLMAWDENASIENERADFGVMHSSGTKLFFKQITGFLARRIVYHIKEGDDLVSGERFGMMKFGSRMDVIVPGNVEVHVKEGDRTWAGESVIGKIV